The Vibrio nitrifigilis genome window below encodes:
- a CDS encoding phosphopentomutase gives MKRAIILVLDSFGIGATADAKDFGDVGADTLGHIAEQCAAGNADNAVRSGVLKLPHLSRLGLGRAHQESTGRYAHGLNEQVDIIGAYGHAAELSSGKDTPSGHWEIAGVPVLFDWGYFTDKTESFPQELLDRIVARANLPGYLGNCHASGTQVLDDLGEEHMVSGKPIFYTSADSVFQIACHEETYGLERLMELCHIVREELADYNIGRVIARPFIGPKSGEFERTGNRRDLSVEPPSATVLQKLVEERQGQVISIGKIADIYAHCGITQKVKATGIPALFEATLDQVKLAQDNSIVFTNFVDFDSAYGHRRDVAGYAAALEYFDQRLPELLSLMQPEDVLILTADHGCDPTWPGSDHTREHIPVLVYGDKVTPGSLGQRDTFADIGQSLADYFALTPMEFGQSFL, from the coding sequence ATGAAAAGAGCCATTATTTTAGTTTTAGATTCTTTCGGTATCGGCGCAACTGCCGATGCGAAGGATTTCGGTGATGTCGGCGCGGATACGCTAGGGCATATCGCTGAACAATGTGCAGCCGGTAACGCTGATAATGCGGTGCGCAGTGGCGTGTTAAAACTGCCTCATCTATCTCGTCTAGGTTTGGGGCGTGCGCACCAAGAATCAACCGGAAGATATGCTCATGGATTAAATGAACAAGTGGATATTATTGGTGCTTATGGTCACGCAGCGGAGCTTTCTTCGGGGAAAGATACGCCATCAGGTCACTGGGAAATTGCTGGTGTTCCGGTATTATTTGATTGGGGATATTTTACGGATAAAACTGAAAGTTTTCCCCAAGAGCTTTTAGATCGTATCGTTGCTCGAGCAAATTTACCGGGATATTTAGGAAACTGCCATGCTTCGGGGACTCAAGTTTTAGATGATTTGGGTGAAGAGCATATGGTGTCAGGTAAACCTATCTTTTACACGTCGGCTGATTCAGTATTTCAGATTGCCTGCCATGAAGAGACATATGGCTTAGAGCGCTTAATGGAACTTTGCCATATCGTTCGCGAAGAGCTTGCTGATTACAATATTGGTCGCGTGATTGCTCGTCCTTTTATTGGGCCTAAGTCAGGTGAGTTTGAACGAACAGGAAATCGCCGCGATTTATCAGTAGAGCCACCGTCAGCGACAGTGTTACAGAAACTGGTGGAGGAGCGCCAAGGCCAAGTCATATCAATTGGTAAAATTGCGGATATCTATGCTCACTGTGGAATTACACAAAAAGTGAAAGCAACCGGTATTCCCGCTTTGTTTGAAGCGACATTAGATCAAGTAAAGTTGGCGCAAGACAACAGTATTGTCTTTACTAATTTTGTCGATTTTGATTCTGCGTATGGTCACCGTCGCGATGTTGCTGGTTACGCCGCAGCACTTGAATATTTTGATCAACGGTTACCAGAGTTGCTGTCGTTAATGCAACCCGAGGATGTGCTGATTTTGACCGCTGATCATGGATGTGATCCTACTTGGCCTGGGAGCGATCATACTCGTGAGCATATTCCCGTTTTAGTCTACGGCGATAAGGTCACACCAGGATCCTTAGGACAACGCGATACATTTGCCGATATAGGCCAATCTTTAGCAGACTATTTTGCTCTGACGCCAATGGAGTTTGGGCAAAGCTTTTTATAG
- the serB gene encoding phosphoserine phosphatase, giving the protein MDAFKTLPIKKHPSLTQRFPETRFAAQIERKNANWIVFGEHLAPEHFIDIDFYTREHNAILEVWQVGHYEVALMAGTLSDRKARVLDELNLEYARIHDVPDLNQPGLIVMDMDSTAIQIECIDEIAKLAGVGAEVSAVTERAMQGELDFEQSLRQRVGKLQGADQSILDTVREGLPFMPDLGEMVTTLQQFGWKTAIASGGFTYFSDHLKQRLGLDHAQSNVLDIVDGKLTGKVLGGVVSAQTKADILNDLAEKYEIEAHNTVAIGDGANDLVMMGAAGLGIAYHAKPKVQAMAQTSVKYIGLGGVLCILSAGLVKQQKLSWVAKP; this is encoded by the coding sequence ATGGACGCTTTTAAGACTTTACCGATAAAAAAACACCCATCTTTAACTCAACGTTTTCCAGAGACTCGTTTTGCTGCGCAAATTGAGCGAAAAAACGCGAACTGGATTGTGTTTGGTGAGCATTTGGCGCCCGAACATTTTATTGATATCGATTTTTATACTCGAGAGCACAATGCCATTCTCGAAGTATGGCAAGTCGGTCATTATGAAGTTGCGTTAATGGCTGGGACTTTAAGCGATAGAAAGGCCCGCGTTCTCGATGAATTGAATTTGGAGTACGCCCGCATTCATGATGTTCCGGATTTGAACCAACCGGGATTGATTGTGATGGATATGGACTCAACGGCTATTCAAATTGAATGTATTGATGAAATTGCGAAATTAGCTGGTGTGGGTGCTGAGGTATCGGCTGTGACAGAACGTGCGATGCAAGGAGAACTCGATTTCGAGCAAAGTTTGCGTCAGAGAGTTGGCAAACTCCAAGGTGCTGACCAAAGTATTCTTGATACGGTACGAGAAGGTCTACCATTTATGCCAGATCTTGGTGAAATGGTGACGACGCTGCAGCAATTTGGCTGGAAAACTGCTATTGCATCTGGCGGGTTTACTTACTTCTCTGATCATCTTAAGCAGCGCTTAGGGCTTGATCATGCACAATCCAATGTTTTAGACATTGTTGATGGCAAGTTAACTGGAAAAGTGCTTGGTGGTGTCGTGTCGGCCCAAACGAAAGCTGATATTCTTAATGATCTGGCAGAAAAATATGAAATTGAAGCGCATAACACCGTAGCGATTGGTGATGGTGCAAATGATCTTGTGATGATGGGGGCTGCAGGGCTTGGTATTGCTTATCATGCTAAACCGAAAGTGCAGGCGATGGCACAAACCTCAGTAAAATACATTGGCCTTGGTGGGGTGTTATGTATTTTATCGGCAGGTTTAGTGAAACAGCAGAAGCTCTCTTGGGTTGCAAAACCATAG
- the radA gene encoding DNA repair protein RadA has protein sequence MAKAKRAYVCNECGADFPRWQGQCSACGAWNTITEVRLAASPQVARNERLSGYAGASESKVQILSEIDLEDVPRFTSGFKEFDRVLGGGIVPGAAVLIGGNPGAGKSTLLLQTMCFLSSQMPTLYVTGEESLQQVAMRASRLGLPKEHLKMLSETNVDKICQIAEKEQPKIMVIDSIQVMHVSDVQSSPGSVSQVRESATALTRYAKQNNVAVFIVGHVTKDGTLAGPKVLEHIIDCSVLLDGSTDTRFRTLRSHKNRFGAVNELGVFAMTGQGLREVKNPSAIFLSRGEEETSGSSVMVVWEGTRPLLVEIQALVDYSQLANPRRVAVGLEQNRLSLLLAVLHKHGGLQMADQDVFVNVVGGVKVTETSADLALVIALLSSFRDRSIPKDVVVFGEVGLAGEIRPVPSGQERLNEAFKHGFRKAIVPAANMPKHGIEGMQIHGVKKLSEAIEAFDEL, from the coding sequence ATGGCTAAAGCAAAACGTGCTTATGTGTGTAATGAATGTGGGGCTGATTTTCCACGTTGGCAGGGACAATGCAGTGCTTGTGGTGCTTGGAATACCATAACAGAGGTTCGTTTAGCTGCCTCTCCACAAGTTGCTCGCAATGAACGCTTGAGTGGCTATGCTGGAGCCAGTGAGTCCAAAGTTCAAATTCTGTCGGAAATTGATTTAGAAGATGTACCGCGCTTTACTAGTGGTTTTAAAGAATTCGATCGAGTGCTCGGTGGCGGGATTGTGCCTGGCGCGGCTGTCTTAATTGGCGGTAACCCTGGCGCAGGTAAATCGACATTACTGTTACAAACCATGTGTTTTTTGTCATCACAAATGCCAACACTTTATGTCACGGGTGAAGAATCACTGCAACAGGTGGCAATGCGAGCATCTCGTTTAGGTTTACCCAAAGAGCATTTGAAAATGCTCTCGGAAACGAACGTCGATAAGATTTGTCAGATAGCAGAAAAAGAACAACCCAAAATAATGGTGATTGATTCGATTCAAGTGATGCACGTTTCTGATGTTCAGTCTTCACCAGGTAGTGTCTCGCAGGTAAGGGAATCTGCGACGGCATTAACGCGTTATGCAAAGCAAAATAATGTCGCTGTCTTTATTGTTGGTCACGTGACCAAAGATGGCACTTTGGCAGGTCCTAAAGTGCTTGAGCACATTATTGATTGCTCAGTGTTACTTGATGGCAGTACTGACACACGTTTTCGTACCTTACGTAGTCATAAAAACCGCTTTGGTGCCGTGAACGAACTTGGTGTGTTCGCGATGACAGGGCAGGGTTTACGTGAGGTAAAAAACCCTTCTGCAATATTCCTATCTCGTGGCGAAGAAGAAACGTCTGGCAGCTCTGTGATGGTGGTGTGGGAAGGAACTCGCCCTTTGCTGGTGGAAATTCAAGCCTTAGTCGACTATTCACAATTGGCGAACCCGCGCCGAGTGGCGGTTGGTCTTGAACAGAATCGCCTTTCTTTATTATTGGCGGTTTTACATAAGCATGGCGGACTCCAAATGGCGGACCAAGATGTATTTGTTAATGTGGTAGGTGGGGTAAAGGTAACCGAAACCAGCGCCGACTTAGCGTTGGTGATCGCGTTATTGTCGAGTTTTCGAGATCGTAGTATTCCTAAAGATGTGGTCGTGTTTGGTGAAGTTGGCTTGGCTGGAGAGATTCGTCCGGTACCGAGCGGGCAAGAACGACTGAATGAAGCGTTTAAGCATGGCTTTCGCAAAGCAATTGTTCCTGCTGCTAATATGCCTAAACATGGTATTGAAGGTATGCAGATACATGGTGTAAAAAAATTATCAGAAGCCATTGAAGCCTTTGATGAACTTTAG
- a CDS encoding PilZ domain-containing protein has protein sequence MQQSDILSLAERLIPAYHSGDLDYLLDQITQGEGPSAKLLVKMELNRIMAPCSKTIDLRGRVSGDCREYELDGIKHWFDDVAFNAYHKNIRKYGAYTEGVWSALNNTRNNFRVMQKHGDNPKDSETQKPLFEAEPIKLGYDLKRAENRLRISTQIQIHLNNKQQIIHGLSVDLSSSGARLKVPSFFDYKLGDTITIKFVELLKDHDITELEQGVEYRILAVDDSYDNDAVKFLRVLRLTKTDAVERVIVESLNSTRKKAKHDNQDKIIRARTRAYEHAYLKHSCSLPLFFSGDELKLVLITENNYPLWQYWHDERNQQALGTLFNKSRMENLVRPGLHDSNNVLYSFKHEYQDKTLFFSMMMPEATPDQRKLFWHIGAKRDSWKVFRLYVFELSKEERTLLASHSDELAQRSRNLTHYGVLQEISDIESAKDYLFVDKPNLTSKAINEFCHPRKVKGMPMSVYFDALCRRKEPRYQFQTPLDLVDNESGKHTGYTVDISKRGLSIIVEEPLNLRVQDIVTIDFKELKLYDKTLPLDKVPYQVIRVSPEGRRIQLMLEENSHTMKVIAFFSSVINHNHHKLIEKPELLPSPQLLESLHNILLDRMVSSPVFVDKSSRNLRPKIVGVNFPLPKHIEFLSKLGQEGKLSLDPIYKGHTSSLLANPMKRIEGVEPQFNEIYISILKFGSRVNSIETRLRSDFTSAQERIEFLKNAQNMGELFILRLASAPIFDAFTKLSGSDLDELAQVSIPSAASIEKEIGALAGYSEIINITDEVLGRLQLI, from the coding sequence ATGCAGCAATCAGACATTCTCTCCCTCGCTGAGCGGTTGATCCCCGCTTATCACTCAGGTGATTTAGATTATCTTCTTGATCAAATAACTCAAGGGGAAGGACCTTCCGCGAAGTTACTTGTGAAAATGGAACTAAATCGCATTATGGCCCCGTGTTCAAAGACCATCGATCTACGAGGCCGTGTCAGTGGAGATTGTCGAGAATACGAATTAGATGGAATTAAACATTGGTTCGATGATGTTGCGTTCAATGCCTACCATAAAAACATTCGTAAATATGGTGCTTATACAGAAGGTGTTTGGTCAGCGCTAAACAATACTCGCAATAACTTTCGTGTGATGCAAAAACATGGTGATAATCCCAAAGATTCGGAAACACAAAAGCCGTTATTTGAAGCTGAGCCGATTAAACTTGGCTACGATCTAAAGCGGGCAGAAAATCGTCTACGTATTAGCACGCAAATACAAATACACCTCAATAATAAACAGCAAATCATTCATGGGTTAAGTGTTGATTTATCAAGCTCAGGAGCTCGCCTAAAAGTACCGTCTTTTTTTGACTATAAATTAGGCGACACCATCACCATAAAATTTGTTGAGCTATTAAAAGATCATGACATCACAGAATTAGAGCAAGGTGTTGAGTATCGTATTCTCGCCGTTGATGACTCTTATGATAATGATGCGGTTAAGTTTCTGCGTGTTCTTAGACTAACAAAAACTGACGCGGTGGAACGAGTGATCGTTGAATCACTCAACTCAACTCGTAAAAAAGCCAAACATGATAATCAAGATAAAATAATTCGCGCTCGAACAAGGGCTTATGAGCATGCCTATTTAAAACACAGCTGCTCTCTCCCCTTGTTCTTCAGTGGTGATGAATTAAAACTGGTGCTGATTACTGAAAACAATTATCCACTTTGGCAGTATTGGCATGATGAACGCAACCAACAAGCACTAGGCACCCTTTTTAATAAAAGCAGAATGGAAAACTTGGTGCGGCCGGGTTTGCATGACAGCAACAATGTCCTTTATTCGTTTAAACACGAATACCAAGATAAAACTTTATTCTTTTCTATGATGATGCCAGAAGCAACGCCCGATCAGAGAAAGCTGTTTTGGCATATCGGTGCAAAACGAGATAGCTGGAAAGTCTTTCGTCTCTATGTATTTGAGCTATCAAAAGAAGAAAGAACACTTTTGGCAAGTCATAGCGATGAGCTTGCCCAACGATCTCGTAATCTTACTCACTACGGTGTATTGCAAGAGATCAGCGATATTGAGTCAGCTAAAGATTACTTATTTGTCGACAAACCGAATTTAACCTCAAAAGCCATTAACGAATTCTGCCATCCGAGAAAAGTCAAAGGAATGCCAATGAGTGTTTACTTTGATGCATTGTGTCGCCGGAAAGAACCTCGCTATCAATTTCAGACACCGCTCGATCTGGTAGACAATGAATCAGGAAAACACACTGGCTATACCGTCGATATATCGAAGCGTGGGTTAAGCATTATTGTCGAGGAGCCACTGAATTTACGGGTACAAGATATTGTTACTATCGATTTCAAAGAACTGAAACTGTATGACAAAACTCTGCCCTTAGACAAAGTGCCCTATCAGGTTATACGCGTTAGCCCTGAAGGACGACGTATTCAACTGATGTTGGAAGAGAATTCCCACACAATGAAGGTCATTGCTTTCTTTAGTAGTGTCATAAATCACAATCATCACAAATTAATTGAGAAGCCAGAACTTCTTCCATCACCACAATTACTAGAGAGTTTGCATAATATCTTGCTAGATAGGATGGTAAGTTCGCCGGTTTTTGTTGATAAAAGCTCACGTAACTTACGCCCTAAAATTGTTGGGGTGAACTTTCCGCTTCCCAAGCATATCGAGTTTTTATCTAAATTAGGCCAAGAAGGGAAACTCTCTTTAGACCCAATTTATAAAGGGCATACTAGCTCTTTATTAGCCAATCCGATGAAGAGAATTGAAGGCGTAGAACCGCAATTTAACGAAATATACATTTCTATACTTAAGTTTGGTTCACGCGTTAATTCGATAGAAACGCGCCTACGCAGCGATTTCACCAGTGCGCAGGAACGAATTGAGTTTTTGAAGAATGCCCAGAACATGGGCGAATTATTTATACTCCGCTTAGCATCTGCGCCGATATTTGATGCGTTCACTAAGCTTTCCGGTTCTGATCTTGATGAGCTCGCTCAAGTCAGTATTCCTAGTGCTGCTAGCATTGAAAAAGAAATTGGCGCGCTCGCGGGATACAGTGAAATCATTAACATCACAGATGAAGTTTTAGGGCGATTACAACTGATATAA
- the deoA gene encoding thymidine phosphorylase — translation MYLIQEIIRKKRDGDVLTDDEIQFFIQGVAAQTVSDSQIAAFAMAVYFQEMTMPERIALTCAMRDSGMVIDWSDMKFDGPVLDKHSTGGVGDVTSLILGPMVAACGGYVPMISGRGLGHTGGTLDKLEAIPGYTVMVDRDTFARVTQQAGVAIIGQSHDLAPADKRIYAVRDVTATVENMSMITSSILSKKLAAGLDALVMDVKVGSGAFMPTDALSEELANSIVSVANGAGTRTSALLTDMNQVLASSAGNSLEVAEAVRFLTGEQQNSRLKQVVMALASELLVLGGLAIDKKHAMDKLSASLASGEAAKRFSLMVEGLGGPADFVEHYDQYLPRAQVIKPVYAEKSGVVTAMDTRAIGMAVVGLGGGRRVADDVIDYSVGFDQFIQLGDVASPKVPLAILHARNEQEWQIAAQNLRQAICIGEQYHASPVIYRYVQ, via the coding sequence ATGTATTTGATTCAAGAAATTATCCGTAAAAAGCGCGATGGTGACGTTCTTACGGATGACGAAATTCAATTTTTCATTCAAGGTGTAGCGGCACAAACTGTGTCTGATAGCCAAATTGCGGCCTTTGCAATGGCTGTCTATTTTCAAGAAATGACTATGCCTGAGCGGATTGCACTTACTTGTGCCATGCGTGACTCAGGTATGGTGATTGATTGGAGTGATATGAAGTTTGATGGCCCTGTGTTGGATAAACATTCAACAGGAGGGGTTGGCGATGTGACTTCATTGATCCTAGGGCCTATGGTGGCGGCTTGTGGTGGTTATGTACCTATGATCTCTGGTCGTGGTTTAGGTCATACTGGTGGCACTCTTGATAAATTGGAAGCAATACCGGGTTATACCGTCATGGTTGATCGCGACACTTTTGCTCGAGTGACGCAGCAGGCTGGTGTCGCCATTATCGGTCAGAGCCATGATCTTGCTCCAGCAGATAAACGCATTTATGCCGTACGCGATGTCACAGCAACGGTTGAAAATATGTCGATGATTACCTCATCGATTTTGTCGAAAAAGCTAGCCGCAGGGCTTGATGCGCTGGTCATGGATGTCAAAGTTGGCTCAGGTGCTTTTATGCCGACGGATGCATTGTCAGAAGAATTGGCTAACTCTATCGTGAGTGTTGCCAATGGTGCTGGAACTCGTACCAGTGCACTGTTAACTGATATGAATCAGGTACTCGCTTCTTCAGCGGGAAACAGCTTAGAAGTCGCCGAAGCCGTTCGGTTTTTGACTGGTGAGCAACAGAACTCAAGACTCAAACAAGTGGTGATGGCACTGGCTAGTGAATTGCTTGTCCTTGGTGGTCTCGCGATAGATAAAAAGCATGCGATGGACAAATTGTCGGCATCCCTTGCCAGTGGTGAAGCGGCTAAACGCTTTAGTCTAATGGTTGAAGGACTCGGTGGACCGGCCGACTTTGTCGAGCACTATGATCAGTATTTACCACGGGCTCAGGTGATAAAACCCGTCTATGCCGAGAAATCTGGTGTGGTAACGGCAATGGATACCCGAGCGATCGGTATGGCTGTCGTTGGTCTCGGTGGTGGTCGTCGTGTCGCTGATGATGTTATCGACTATTCAGTTGGGTTTGATCAGTTTATTCAGCTCGGAGACGTTGCTTCACCAAAAGTTCCACTTGCTATATTGCATGCGCGTAATGAACAAGAGTGGCAAATAGCGGCTCAGAATTTGCGTCAAGCTATCTGCATTGGTGAACAATACCATGCGAGCCCTGTTATTTATCGTTATGTGCAATAG
- the deoC gene encoding deoxyribose-phosphate aldolase, translated as MSDLKAAALRALKLMDLTTLNDDDTDAKVIQLCHDAKSPVGNTAAICIYPRFIPIAKKTLKEQGTPEIRIATVTNFPHGNDDIDIAVAETRAAVAYGADEVDVVFPYRTLIAGDETCGFELVKQCKAACGANVLLKVIIETGELKEESLIKQASKIAIEAGADFIKTSTGKVPVNATPDSARMMLEVIRDMGVADKVGFKPAGGVRTAEDAALYLAMADDILGGDWVDSRHYRFGASSLLTNLLNTLDVSDQKADPTAY; from the coding sequence ATGAGCGATTTAAAAGCGGCAGCTTTACGTGCACTAAAACTAATGGATTTAACGACGCTAAATGACGACGATACTGACGCTAAAGTGATTCAGTTATGTCATGACGCCAAAAGTCCTGTAGGTAACACTGCTGCAATTTGTATTTATCCTCGCTTTATTCCTATTGCTAAGAAGACGCTAAAAGAGCAAGGCACACCGGAGATTCGTATTGCTACTGTGACAAATTTTCCACATGGTAATGACGATATTGATATTGCGGTTGCTGAGACCAGAGCTGCTGTTGCGTACGGCGCGGATGAAGTCGATGTTGTATTTCCATACCGAACTCTAATCGCAGGTGATGAAACTTGTGGGTTTGAACTGGTTAAGCAATGTAAAGCGGCATGTGGCGCGAATGTGCTACTTAAAGTCATCATTGAAACGGGTGAATTAAAGGAAGAGTCCCTGATTAAGCAAGCATCAAAAATTGCGATTGAAGCGGGGGCTGATTTCATTAAAACCTCTACGGGTAAAGTGCCAGTGAATGCGACCCCTGATTCAGCGCGCATGATGCTAGAAGTGATTCGCGATATGGGGGTGGCCGATAAAGTGGGCTTTAAACCAGCTGGTGGTGTACGCACTGCTGAAGATGCAGCGCTATATCTAGCGATGGCTGATGATATTTTGGGCGGTGACTGGGTTGATAGTCGCCACTATCGATTTGGTGCTTCAAGCCTATTAACTAACTTATTAAACACCTTGGATGTTTCTGATCAAAAAGCTGACCCTACTGCTTATTAA
- a CDS encoding YtjB family periplasmic protein has protein sequence MNGSLFSFRVVIRVLAVVLVAVMFIVTITNSVIISKGNERIQANQLETLTKVLITQAAMTASDMIADQDQERLLGLTNQLAKDRLVFDATIYDAEGVKLASSDNAMSVREVLGLDTPLHTASIGRQQLVEPVMHDGDIIGFVRITFETGKVTAISDHHYRKSDRYMYLMILMSFISGVLITLLLRNRSKRIHRGQNLLLRNASQQ, from the coding sequence ATGAATGGCTCACTATTCTCTTTTCGCGTGGTGATTCGAGTGCTGGCTGTTGTTCTGGTAGCCGTGATGTTTATTGTAACCATCACTAACAGCGTCATTATCAGCAAAGGAAATGAGCGCATCCAAGCCAACCAATTAGAAACTTTGACCAAGGTTCTAATCACCCAAGCAGCAATGACCGCTAGTGATATGATAGCGGATCAAGACCAAGAACGCCTACTGGGGTTAACTAATCAGCTTGCCAAAGATCGGCTTGTCTTTGATGCCACAATTTATGATGCAGAGGGAGTTAAGCTTGCTTCCAGCGATAACGCGATGAGTGTTCGTGAAGTGCTTGGTTTAGACACACCGCTTCATACAGCCAGCATCGGGCGTCAACAATTGGTTGAGCCAGTTATGCATGATGGCGATATCATTGGTTTTGTTCGGATTACATTTGAAACTGGTAAAGTAACGGCAATTTCCGACCATCACTACCGCAAAAGCGATCGTTATATGTATTTAATGATTTTGATGAGCTTTATTAGTGGTGTACTCATTACACTATTACTGCGCAACCGCTCTAAGAGAATTCATCGCGGACAAAACTTATTGCTGCGTAATGCCTCTCAACAATGA
- the deoD gene encoding purine-nucleoside phosphorylase yields MATPHINAEMGDFADVVLMPGDPLRAKYIAETFLEDVVQVCDVRNMFGFTGTYKGRKISVMGHGMGIPSCSIYATELVKDYGVKKIIRVGSCGAVSTDIKVRDVVIGMGACTDSKVNRIRFKGHDFAAIADYKMVRAAEEAAKARGTKVKVGNLFSAELFYTPDPDMFDVMDKYGIVGVEMEAAGIYGVAAEYGAKALTICTVSDHIKTGEQTTSEERQNTFNDMIEIALESVLIGDKDA; encoded by the coding sequence ATGGCAACTCCACATATTAATGCTGAAATGGGTGATTTTGCAGATGTCGTTCTTATGCCGGGCGACCCTTTGCGAGCAAAATACATTGCGGAAACTTTTTTAGAAGATGTGGTTCAAGTTTGTGATGTACGTAATATGTTCGGTTTCACAGGCACTTACAAAGGTCGCAAAATCTCTGTAATGGGCCATGGTATGGGCATTCCTTCATGTTCTATCTACGCAACTGAGCTTGTGAAAGACTACGGCGTGAAGAAAATTATCCGTGTTGGTAGTTGTGGTGCAGTAAGTACTGATATTAAAGTGCGTGATGTTGTGATTGGTATGGGCGCTTGTACAGATTCCAAAGTAAACCGTATCCGTTTCAAAGGTCATGATTTTGCAGCTATTGCAGACTACAAAATGGTACGCGCAGCAGAAGAAGCGGCAAAAGCTCGTGGCACTAAAGTAAAAGTAGGTAACTTGTTCTCAGCGGAGTTGTTCTACACGCCAGATCCAGACATGTTTGATGTTATGGATAAATACGGTATTGTTGGCGTAGAAATGGAAGCAGCGGGTATCTACGGTGTTGCAGCAGAATATGGTGCTAAAGCTCTGACTATCTGTACTGTCTCTGATCACATCAAAACAGGTGAGCAAACCACGTCTGAAGAACGTCAAAACACGTTCAATGATATGATTGAAATTGCACTTGAATCGGTATTGATTGGCGACAAAGATGCTTAA